In one Melospiza melodia melodia isolate bMelMel2 chromosome 5, bMelMel2.pri, whole genome shotgun sequence genomic region, the following are encoded:
- the CFI gene encoding complement factor I, translating to MRMLPICLVFLCLFCLCGSEVKPAQPAKQDNYLIEECLGNKYTHKSCKKVFCQPWERCVEGRCLCKLPYQCPKNGSAVCSSGGKNFRTYCQLKSYECQQPKAKFLHRGTCKPEETFSVSLGHGDSSLLRVKPMNHKEDSFVCASEWTMNEANVACRHLGFELGAEYYQVTSSITESALNSLNCLQISCRGLETSLAECHIEMKSRDSNEGLVSLQCHENLRVCSDGEFHCVNKKCISLNKTCDGINDCGDLSDELCCRECRENSFHCRSNICIPNKSVCNKEIDCLTGEDEAGAICAGKEEDAENNSMDKERKMIKTLLPQVHCGVRNHTLTRRKRIVGGEIAGKGEFPWQVAIKDTSNEGSTVYCGGVYIGGCWVLTAAHCVRANRVHLYLVWVGMLNTIAYDKETNTYKLNQVIIHENYNASTYENDIALLELKGSGLGECSLEETSTPACVPWSEYMFKTGDRCKISGWGLEKGYTKQFILKWGNVNLFHNCSELYPGRFFKKMACAGTYDGSTDSCKGDSGGPLVCFDAEDVAYVWGIVSWGENCGEAGHPGVYTQVASYYDWISHHVSRGLISRYNI from the exons ATGCGAATGCTCCCAATTTGCTTGGTTTTCTTGTGTCTCTTTTGTCTTTGTGGATCAGAG GTTAAACCTGCCCAGCCAGCTAAGCAAGACAACTACCTCATAGAAGAATGCTTGGGCAACAAATACACCCACAAGTCCTGTAAGAAAGTTTTTTGTCAGCCATGGGAACGATGTGTGGAGGGAAGGTGCCTGTGCAAGCTCCCCTACCAGTGCCCAAAGAACGGCTCTGCAGTTTGCTCTAGCGGCGGGAAGAACTTCCGTACCTACTGTCAGCTGAAGAGCTACGAGTGCCAGCAGCCCAAAGCAAAGTTTCTGCACAGGGGAACGTGCAAGCCTGAAG aaacaTTTTCAGTCTCTCTGGGTCATGGAGATTCAAGTTTGCTTCGAGTAAAACCCATGAATCACAAGGAGGACAGTTTTGTGTGTGCTAGTGAATGGACTATGAATGAAGCAAACGTGGCTTGCAGGCACCTTGGCTTTGAATT AGGTGCTGAATATTACCAAGTCACTTCCAGCATCACAGAATCTGCCTTAAATTCATTAAACTGTCTGCAAATAAGTTGCAGGGGCCTAGAGACAAGTCTTGCTGAATGTCACATAGAGATGAAATCAAGAGATAGTAATGAGGGACTGGTTAGCCTGCAGTGCCATGAAAATCTCAGAG TTTGTTCAGATGGGGAGTTTCACTGTGTCAACAAGAAGTGCATTTCTCTGAATAAAACCTGTGATGGGATCAATGACTGTGGAGACCTGAGTGATGAACTGTGCTGTAGAG AGTGCAGAGAAAACAGCTTCCACTGCCGGTCAAACATCTGTATTCCAAATAAGAGTGTCTGCAACAAAGAAATTGACTGCCTCACAGGAGAGGACGAAGCTGGAGCTATCTGTGCAG GCAAAGAAGAAGATGCTGAAAATAACAGTATGGATAAAG aaagaaaaatgataaAGACACTTCTTCCCCAAGTGCACTGCGGTGTTAGGAATCACACACTAACTCGACGGAAAAGAATTGTAGGTGGAGAGATTGCTGGAAAG GGTGAATTTCCTTGGCAAGTGGCAATTAAAGACACCAGCAATGAAGGTTCCACAGTGTACTGTGGAGGGGTTTATATTGGTGGCTGTTGGGTTCTGACTGCTGCTCACTGTGTCAG GGCAAATCGGGTCCATCTCTACCTTGTCTGGGTTGGAATGTTGAACACAATAGCGTATGACAAAGAGACAAATACTTACAAACTAAACCAAGTGATAATTCATGAAAACTACAATGCATCAACGTATGAAAATGACATTGCTCTGCTGGAGCTGAAAGGTTCTGGGCTCGGAGAATGCTCCCTGGAAGAGACCAGCACACCTGCCTGTGTGCCCTGGTCAGAGTATATGTTTAAGACTGGTGACAGATGCAAGATTTCTGGATGGGGACTAGAGAAAG gttACACAAAACAATTTATCCTCAAGTGGGGAAATGTTAATTTATTTCACAATTGTTCTGAATTGTATCCAGGacgattttttaaaaaaatggcaTGTGCAG GTACTTATGATGGCTCCACAGACAGCTGCAAAGGTGATTCAGGAGGGCCCCTGGTGTGCTTTGATGCAGAAGACGTGGCCTATGTGTGGGGCATTGTGAGCTGGGGTGAGAACTGTGGCGAGGCTGGTCACCCTGGCGTGTACACACAGGTTGCCAGCTACTATGACTGGATTAGCCACCATGTATCAAGGGGGCTCATTTCACGGTACAATATCTGA